The proteins below come from a single Mycobacteriales bacterium genomic window:
- the ppdK gene encoding pyruvate, phosphate dikinase, with amino-acid sequence MPKYVYDFHEGNRDLKDLLGGKGANLAEMTNIGLPVPPGFTITTEACKVYLNTGAEPPELAAEVTEHLAGLERAMGRRLGDPDDPLLVSVRSGAKFSMPGMMDTVLNIGLNDASVDGLAKQTGNDRFAWDSYRRLVQMFGKTVLGVEGDLFEHAIDRVKDERGVKNDLDLDAGDLRGLVETFKGIVREHTGRDFPDDPREQMDLAVRAVFDSWNGERARLYRRQERIPADLGTAVNVQTMVFGNLGMDSGTGVAFTRDPGTGATGVYGDYLENAQGEDVVAGIRNTRSLEELEQIDKAAYDALLANMTTLEGHYRDLCDIEFTVQRNKLWMLQTRVGKRTAAAAFIIASQLVDEGVIDLDEALTRVTGAQLAQLMFPRFGETGAQRIARGMNASPGAAVGVAVFDSDRAEERAKTEPVILVRRETNPDDLNGMIAAQGILTSRGGKTSHAAVVARGMGKTCVCGAEELEMDLEGRRFTAPGGVVVQEGDTISIDGSSGAVYLGEVEVVPSPVVEYFEGNLAPDADPLVAAVHRLLTHADERRRLGVRANADTPEDAERARRFGAAGIGLCRTEHMFLGDRRQLVEDLILAGDDEAARDAALRALLPMQREDFVGIFEAMDGLPVTIRLLDPPLHEFLPSLEELAVELAVAEAKGETADPKRRTLLDAVRRLHEQNPMLGLRGVRLGLVIPGLFQLQVRAIAEAAKIRTEAGGDPRAEIMVPLVGAVQELEVIREETEQVLREVGVEALIGTMIEVPRAALTAGQIAESADFFSFGTNDLTQMGWGFSRDDVEAAFFGRYLDLGIFGVSPFETLDREGIGRLVRIAVEEGRAAKPGLKLGICGEHGGDPDSVHFCHEVGLDYVSCSPFRVPVARLEAGRAAVETSGSDTR; translated from the coding sequence GACCGAGGCGTGCAAGGTCTACCTGAACACCGGCGCGGAGCCGCCGGAGCTCGCCGCCGAGGTGACCGAGCACCTGGCCGGGCTGGAGCGGGCGATGGGCCGGCGGCTGGGCGACCCCGACGACCCGCTGCTCGTCAGCGTGCGGTCCGGGGCGAAGTTCTCGATGCCCGGGATGATGGACACCGTCCTCAACATCGGCCTCAACGACGCCTCCGTCGACGGCCTCGCGAAGCAGACCGGCAACGACCGGTTCGCCTGGGACTCGTACCGGCGGCTGGTGCAGATGTTCGGCAAGACGGTGCTGGGCGTCGAAGGCGACCTGTTCGAGCACGCGATCGACCGGGTGAAGGACGAGCGCGGCGTCAAGAACGACCTGGACCTCGACGCGGGCGACCTGCGCGGTCTGGTGGAGACGTTCAAGGGGATAGTCCGCGAGCACACCGGCCGCGACTTCCCGGACGACCCGCGCGAGCAGATGGACCTCGCGGTGCGCGCGGTGTTCGACTCGTGGAACGGCGAGCGCGCCCGCCTCTACCGCCGCCAGGAGCGCATCCCCGCCGACCTCGGCACCGCCGTCAACGTGCAGACGATGGTGTTCGGCAACCTCGGCATGGACTCCGGCACCGGCGTCGCCTTCACCCGCGACCCCGGCACCGGCGCGACCGGCGTCTACGGCGACTACCTGGAGAACGCGCAGGGCGAGGACGTCGTCGCCGGCATCCGCAACACGCGGTCGCTGGAGGAGCTCGAGCAGATCGACAAGGCCGCGTACGACGCGCTGCTCGCGAACATGACGACGCTGGAGGGCCACTACCGCGACCTCTGCGACATCGAGTTCACGGTCCAGCGCAACAAGCTCTGGATGCTCCAGACCCGCGTCGGCAAGCGCACCGCCGCGGCGGCGTTCATCATCGCCAGCCAGCTCGTCGACGAGGGCGTCATCGACCTGGACGAGGCGCTGACGCGGGTCACCGGCGCGCAGCTCGCGCAGCTGATGTTCCCGCGCTTCGGCGAGACCGGCGCGCAGCGGATCGCCAGGGGCATGAACGCCTCGCCCGGCGCCGCCGTGGGCGTCGCGGTGTTCGACTCGGACCGCGCCGAGGAGCGCGCGAAGACCGAGCCGGTGATCCTCGTCCGCCGCGAGACCAACCCCGACGACCTCAACGGCATGATCGCCGCGCAGGGCATCCTCACCTCGCGTGGCGGCAAGACCTCGCACGCCGCCGTCGTCGCGCGCGGCATGGGCAAGACCTGCGTCTGCGGCGCCGAGGAGCTGGAGATGGACCTGGAGGGGCGGCGGTTCACCGCCCCCGGCGGCGTCGTCGTGCAGGAGGGCGACACCATCTCCATCGACGGCTCCAGCGGCGCCGTCTACCTCGGCGAGGTCGAGGTCGTGCCGTCGCCCGTGGTCGAGTACTTCGAGGGGAACCTCGCCCCCGACGCCGACCCGCTCGTCGCCGCAGTGCACCGGCTGCTCACCCACGCCGACGAACGCCGCCGCCTCGGCGTGCGCGCCAACGCCGACACCCCCGAGGACGCCGAGCGCGCCCGCCGCTTCGGCGCCGCCGGGATCGGCCTCTGCCGCACCGAGCACATGTTCCTCGGCGACCGCCGCCAGCTCGTCGAGGACCTGATCCTCGCCGGCGACGACGAGGCCGCCCGCGACGCGGCGTTGCGGGCGTTGCTGCCGATGCAGCGGGAGGACTTCGTCGGCATCTTCGAGGCGATGGACGGCCTGCCCGTCACCATCCGGCTGCTCGACCCGCCGCTGCACGAGTTCCTGCCGTCGCTGGAGGAGCTCGCGGTCGAGCTGGCCGTCGCGGAGGCGAAGGGCGAGACCGCCGACCCGAAGCGCCGGACGCTGCTCGACGCGGTCCGCCGCCTGCACGAGCAGAACCCGATGCTCGGCCTGCGCGGCGTCCGCCTCGGCCTCGTCATCCCCGGCCTGTTCCAGCTCCAGGTCCGCGCCATCGCCGAGGCCGCCAAGATCCGCACGGAGGCCGGCGGCGACCCGCGCGCCGAGATCATGGTGCCGCTCGTCGGCGCCGTGCAGGAGCTCGAGGTCATCCGCGAGGAGACCGAGCAGGTGCTCCGCGAGGTCGGCGTCGAGGCGTTGATCGGCACGATGATCGAGGTGCCGCGGGCGGCCCTCACCGCCGGGCAGATCGCCGAGAGCGCCGACTTCTTCTCGTTCGGCACCAACGACCTGACGCAGATGGGGTGGGGGTTCTCGCGCGACGACGTGGAGGCGGCGTTCTTCGGCCGGTACCTCGACCTCGGCATCTTCGGCGTCTCGCCGTTCGAGACGCTCGACCGCGAGGGCATCGGCCGCCTGGTCCGCATCGCCGTCGAGGAGGGCCGGGCCGCGAAGCCCGGCCTGAAGCTCGGCATCTGCGGCGAGCACGGCGGTGACCCCGACTCCGTCCACTTCTGCCACGAGGTGGGTCTCGACTACGTCTCCTGCTCGCCGTTCCGCGTCCCCGTCGCCCGCCTCGAGGCCGGCCGCGCCGCCGTCGAGACCTCCGGGAGTGACACCCGGTGA
- a CDS encoding YdcF family protein produces MRRVARWALRGVLVVVAAVLVVGGWTAFRVWQVARQDSRGHADAIVVLGASQFDGRPSSVFRSRLDHAKALYDGGVATTVVTVGGNRQGDRFTEAGAGRAYLRAQGVPADAVTEVGQGNDTLTSLQAVATVAREHRWHDVVLVTDPWHSFRARAMAGEVGLHAETSPTRSGPAVQGRGRELRYIGRETVAYLYYKVFRTSFGRGPSAV; encoded by the coding sequence GTGAGGCGGGTCGCCCGGTGGGCGCTCCGGGGCGTCCTCGTCGTCGTCGCGGCCGTCCTCGTGGTGGGTGGCTGGACGGCGTTCCGGGTGTGGCAGGTGGCGCGTCAGGACTCCCGTGGCCACGCGGACGCGATCGTGGTGCTGGGGGCGTCGCAGTTCGACGGGCGGCCGTCGTCGGTGTTCCGGTCGCGGCTCGACCACGCGAAGGCGCTCTACGACGGCGGCGTCGCCACCACCGTCGTCACCGTCGGCGGCAACCGCCAGGGGGACCGCTTCACCGAGGCGGGGGCCGGGCGGGCGTACCTGCGGGCGCAGGGGGTCCCCGCGGACGCCGTGACCGAGGTGGGGCAGGGCAACGACACCCTCACCAGCCTCCAGGCCGTCGCCACCGTCGCGCGCGAGCACCGCTGGCACGACGTGGTGCTCGTCACCGACCCCTGGCACTCGTTCCGGGCGCGGGCGATGGCGGGCGAGGTGGGGCTGCACGCCGAGACGTCGCCGACCCGGTCCGGGCCGGCCGTGCAGGGGCGCGGGCGGGAGCTCCGCTACATCGGGCGGGAGACGGTCGCGTACCTGTACTACAAGGTGTTCCGGACGTCGTTCGGACGGGGCCCGAGCGCCGTCTGA